From the genome of Thermocrinis jamiesonii, one region includes:
- a CDS encoding DNA double-strand break repair nuclease NurA — translation MVYKVSLKAWEVEDIESIEYEESEQFAGLAEEERPYKGYLPEEGFTIAFVDGVRRIDYMAYVWDDRAKTSYRGVFATLGAGAILLKTNSLNLLKDALCETTVKKIFAINGPIEEKAFENLDYEIKIIMDTELSLGLLGLLREEEAKVAKSLWDKKKPDLIVCDGTLRYKIKGANCIGIIKTMKKLFVSREYAYLLQELKKGERTPIIKVHHQEKIEEKQEWEKYTWYVKLNDSEGMGGLVRIEMFREQDFEKVKKIADWTAGLLPLYASSPFQDTRSPQNLLPIKYLEDALRKHLGLPYMAKRKLQEAFPNA, via the coding sequence ATGGTATATAAGGTAAGCCTGAAGGCATGGGAAGTGGAAGATATAGAATCTATTGAATACGAAGAGTCTGAACAATTTGCTGGCTTGGCTGAAGAAGAGCGCCCCTATAAAGGTTATCTGCCGGAGGAAGGTTTTACCATAGCCTTTGTGGATGGAGTTAGGCGTATAGACTACATGGCTTACGTATGGGACGATAGGGCTAAAACTTCCTACAGAGGTGTCTTTGCTACCCTTGGAGCTGGGGCAATCCTTCTAAAAACGAACAGTTTAAACCTTTTGAAAGATGCACTTTGTGAAACAACGGTCAAGAAGATCTTTGCTATAAACGGTCCAATAGAGGAAAAGGCTTTTGAAAACTTAGACTATGAGATAAAAATTATCATGGACACTGAATTATCTTTGGGTCTTTTGGGTTTGCTCAGGGAAGAGGAGGCGAAGGTGGCAAAAAGCTTGTGGGATAAGAAAAAGCCAGACTTAATAGTATGCGATGGCACGCTAAGGTATAAAATAAAAGGTGCTAACTGCATAGGAATTATAAAGACTATGAAAAAACTTTTTGTAAGCAGGGAATATGCTTATTTACTCCAAGAACTAAAGAAAGGGGAGAGGACACCCATTATAAAGGTCCATCACCAAGAAAAGATTGAGGAAAAACAGGAGTGGGAGAAGTATACTTGGTATGTAAAGCTTAACGATAGTGAAGGGATGGGTGGTTTGGTAAGAATAGAGATGTTCAGGGAACAAGACTTTGAAAAGGTAAAAAAGATCGCAGATTGGACCGCAGGATTACTACCTTTGTATGCAAGCAGTCCCTTTCAGGATACAAGATCTCCTCAAAATCTGTTGCCCATAAAGTATTTGGAAGATGCCCTAAGAAAACATCTTGGTTTGCCATACATGGCAAAGAGAAAACTACAAGAAGCTTTTCCAAATGCTTGA
- a CDS encoding AEC family transporter — translation MLEIIIPVFGASLLKHIGVFKKGQERVLIDYVLFFSLPILSFKAGYDIKMNADILKVSSVAWISILACMFFAFTIAKLLRLSSKDTKTFLLVSSFGNTAFLGYPYAYTYFGQEGLQIAIIYDNIGSFLLVSSLGIMIASGKPNLKEVLLFPPFLGLVLGLIKIFEIPPTLAEALDFVALSTLPVVLFALGLSVDLMGIKKNLKLSFLAVFVKIFVSFFVSLAVVKLFKLPEVAAKVSVLESAMPPMMFSAVLALRYNLNPNFAFSAVSFGMMLSFVYVQFVVEIMNHFL, via the coding sequence ATGCTTGAAATAATCATTCCCGTGTTTGGCGCAAGCCTTTTAAAACATATTGGAGTATTCAAAAAAGGACAAGAAAGGGTGCTTATAGACTATGTCCTTTTCTTTTCTTTGCCCATTCTATCCTTCAAAGCGGGATACGATATAAAGATGAACGCAGATATCCTAAAGGTTTCTTCTGTTGCTTGGATCTCAATACTGGCTTGTATGTTCTTTGCTTTTACCATCGCAAAGCTACTAAGACTAAGCAGTAAAGATACAAAAACTTTTCTTTTAGTGTCCTCCTTTGGCAATACCGCCTTTCTCGGCTATCCTTACGCTTACACCTACTTTGGACAAGAAGGGTTGCAGATTGCCATAATCTACGACAACATCGGCTCCTTTTTGTTAGTATCCAGCTTGGGTATTATGATTGCCAGCGGTAAGCCTAACCTGAAGGAAGTTCTCCTATTTCCACCCTTCTTAGGATTGGTTCTCGGTTTAATAAAGATTTTTGAAATACCCCCCACCTTAGCTGAAGCTTTGGATTTTGTAGCGTTATCCACACTACCTGTAGTACTCTTTGCCTTAGGTTTAAGCGTTGATTTAATGGGAATAAAAAAGAATCTTAAGCTTTCTTTCTTGGCAGTATTTGTAAAAATCTTTGTAAGCTTTTTTGTTTCGCTCGCTGTGGTAAAGCTTTTTAAGTTGCCAGAAGTTGCTGCAAAAGTTTCTGTATTGGAATCTGCAATGCCACCTATGATGTTTTCTGCAGTGCTTGCACTTAGGTATAACCTAAACCCAAACTTTGCCTTTTCTGCTGTAAGCTTTGGGATGATGCTTAGCTTTGTGTATGTGCAATTTGTAGTGGAAATTATGAATCACTTCCTTTAA
- a CDS encoding M24 family metallopeptidase — MQIQKDVRERIKKLLVEHRLDGFLFSSQANVLYISGFRSSNAYVLATAEKFYFFTDARYYERAKQKLKESWELVLLESKPLRTIKQTIKNQGLKVVGFEKDRVSCALRESLRSKGIIWRGFSNFIGKLRAVKGEEEINVMREGVRKSDEIYRELLSFIKQGMSELEVRSFIVSRALSLGAFGESFPAIVAFKESSAVPHWETSNRRIEGKGPLLIDMGILYNHYCTDFTRTIFIGKADDEFKKVYQIVRDAHLYALEKVKVGTPIGEVDKAARDYIKRKGYGKYFTHSTGHGVGIEIHEFPRVYSKGKDASVPIEEGMVFTIEPGIYLPGRFGVRLENMVVVKGGVGNVLSEISLDLVEI; from the coding sequence ATGCAAATACAGAAGGATGTTAGAGAGAGGATAAAAAAACTTCTTGTAGAGCACAGGTTGGACGGTTTTCTCTTTAGCTCTCAGGCAAATGTGCTCTACATTTCAGGATTTAGATCCTCAAATGCCTATGTTCTTGCTACTGCTGAAAAATTCTACTTTTTTACAGACGCAAGATACTATGAGAGGGCAAAGCAGAAGCTTAAGGAAAGTTGGGAGCTTGTGCTTTTAGAGTCAAAACCTCTAAGGACCATAAAGCAAACTATAAAAAATCAGGGGTTAAAGGTTGTAGGTTTTGAGAAGGATAGGGTAAGCTGTGCCCTCAGGGAGTCTCTTAGGTCCAAGGGAATAATCTGGAGAGGCTTTTCTAACTTCATAGGCAAGCTTAGAGCTGTCAAAGGGGAAGAGGAAATAAACGTAATGAGGGAAGGTGTGAGAAAATCTGACGAAATATACAGAGAGCTTTTGAGTTTCATAAAGCAGGGTATGAGCGAATTGGAGGTAAGATCCTTTATAGTGAGTAGAGCGCTGAGCTTAGGAGCCTTTGGCGAGAGTTTCCCTGCCATCGTAGCTTTTAAGGAAAGTTCTGCGGTGCCTCACTGGGAAACATCCAACAGAAGAATAGAGGGAAAAGGTCCCCTTTTGATAGACATGGGCATTCTTTACAATCACTACTGCACAGATTTTACAAGAACTATTTTCATAGGGAAGGCGGACGATGAATTCAAGAAAGTATATCAAATAGTCAGAGATGCCCATCTTTACGCCTTAGAGAAGGTAAAGGTTGGAACGCCAATAGGTGAGGTGGATAAAGCCGCAAGGGATTACATAAAGAGAAAGGGATACGGAAAGTATTTTACCCACAGCACTGGGCACGGTGTGGGTATAGAGATACACGAATTTCCAAGGGTTTATTCCAAAGGAAAGGATGCATCTGTTCCCATAGAAGAGGGTATGGTTTTTACTATAGAGCCCGGTATATACTTACCTGGAAGGTTTGGAGTAAGGCTTGAGAACATGGTGGTTGTCAAAGGTGGAGTAGGAAATGTGCTTTCGGAGATCTCCCTTGACCTTGTGGAGATTTAA
- the cdaA gene encoding diadenylate cyclase CdaA: MEIFKFFSYKDILDILGVSVIVYTVLYFLRITKGMQILKGLILIAIVWAIAFFLDLKAVSTIFEKFWTVGLFSLIVIFQPEIRKALTRLGQATKFSPSSSVEERVIERIVRACSFMSERQIGALIVIERNQDLEPLLEGCVKLDAIVSIELIITLFDPLTPLHDGAVVIKGDRIAYASCVLPLSKSQDIPKKYGTRHRAGLGISEESDAVSIIVSEETGEISVAVGGKLHRNLDPEGLKLLLFKELGVNK, encoded by the coding sequence ATGGAGATTTTTAAATTCTTCTCTTACAAAGATATCTTAGACATACTCGGTGTTTCTGTAATCGTCTATACAGTCCTTTACTTTCTCAGGATAACCAAAGGGATGCAAATACTTAAGGGATTGATCTTGATTGCCATAGTTTGGGCCATAGCGTTCTTTTTAGACCTGAAGGCGGTTTCCACCATCTTTGAAAAGTTTTGGACTGTGGGATTGTTTTCCCTTATCGTAATCTTTCAGCCGGAGATCAGAAAAGCTCTTACCAGGCTTGGGCAAGCTACAAAGTTTTCTCCTTCAAGTTCTGTAGAAGAAAGGGTCATTGAAAGAATAGTTCGTGCATGTTCTTTTATGTCCGAAAGACAAATAGGAGCTTTGATAGTGATAGAGAGAAATCAGGATTTAGAGCCACTGTTGGAGGGATGTGTCAAGCTTGATGCGATTGTCTCAATAGAGCTAATTATAACACTTTTTGACCCTTTGACTCCTTTGCACGACGGTGCGGTGGTCATCAAGGGAGATCGTATAGCTTATGCGTCCTGTGTCCTTCCTCTCTCTAAGTCCCAAGACATACCAAAAAAATACGGCACAAGACACCGGGCTGGTTTAGGTATATCGGAAGAATCGGATGCAGTATCTATAATAGTTTCTGAAGAAACTGGAGAGATATCCGTAGCGGTTGGTGGCAAACTTCACAGGAACTTAGACCCAGAAGGGCTAAAGTTATTGCTCTTTAAAGAGTTGGGAGTTAATAAATAA
- the folP gene encoding dihydropteroate synthase, with the protein MLLIKEFDDKDNFYRFLKERVGVFFKEAEQRSFEGIHRVVYLEKDLDPSKVFECARQAGVHAFFNEKKFALSGTEAQIRQFCGCLSAYYKDLSVQILEALIRYRKKSFKLQYNYKILPLGIKTAIMGVLNVTPDSFSDGGLYYDKNTAVKRAVQMVEEGADIIDIGGESTRPGSERIDEEEELRRILPVLREVRKELPKVWISIDTYKASVAKVCLEEGADMINDISGGTFDERMYDVVSKYNCPYVINHIKGRPEDWKKMPIVYDDVVYESIQWFWERIENLKAKGYRGSFILDPGIGFGKLPEHNVEIIKRFNEYRIFGAPLMIGVSRKSFIGLILEGLLKKKTEPKERLYGSLGALALAVIKGAHIVRVHDIAQTREFLALLDTVRTYGDF; encoded by the coding sequence ATGCTTTTGATCAAAGAGTTTGACGATAAAGACAATTTTTATAGGTTTCTGAAGGAAAGGGTTGGTGTTTTTTTTAAAGAGGCCGAACAGAGAAGTTTTGAAGGTATTCATAGGGTTGTCTATTTGGAAAAAGACTTGGATCCTTCAAAGGTCTTTGAATGCGCTCGGCAGGCGGGAGTCCATGCCTTTTTTAACGAGAAAAAGTTTGCCCTTTCTGGGACAGAAGCGCAGATAAGACAGTTTTGTGGTTGTCTTTCTGCATACTACAAGGATCTCTCCGTTCAAATTTTGGAGGCGCTCATAAGATACAGAAAAAAGTCCTTTAAGCTTCAGTATAACTACAAAATCTTACCCTTAGGCATAAAGACTGCCATCATGGGCGTGCTAAACGTTACACCGGACTCTTTTTCTGACGGTGGGCTGTATTACGATAAAAACACCGCAGTAAAAAGGGCGGTGCAGATGGTGGAGGAAGGAGCAGACATAATAGATATAGGGGGAGAATCCACAAGGCCCGGATCGGAAAGAATAGATGAAGAGGAAGAGCTAAGAAGAATTTTGCCCGTTTTGAGGGAAGTAAGAAAAGAACTACCAAAGGTTTGGATATCCATAGACACCTACAAAGCAAGCGTAGCCAAAGTGTGCTTAGAAGAAGGGGCGGACATGATAAACGACATAAGCGGTGGAACTTTTGATGAAAGGATGTATGATGTGGTATCTAAATACAACTGTCCTTACGTCATAAACCACATAAAAGGAAGGCCAGAAGACTGGAAGAAAATGCCTATAGTTTATGACGATGTGGTTTATGAATCCATTCAATGGTTTTGGGAAAGGATAGAGAACTTAAAGGCTAAAGGCTACAGAGGAAGTTTTATCTTGGACCCGGGCATAGGTTTTGGGAAACTACCAGAGCACAACGTGGAGATAATCAAAAGGTTTAACGAATACAGGATCTTTGGGGCACCGCTTATGATAGGGGTCTCAAGGAAGTCCTTCATAGGTTTGATTTTGGAGGGGCTTTTGAAAAAGAAGACAGAGCCAAAGGAAAGGTTATACGGAAGCTTGGGAGCCCTTGCCCTTGCAGTTATAAAAGGAGCGCACATAGTAAGAGTGCATGACATAGCACAAACAAGAGAATTTCTTGCCCTATTGGACACGGTTAGAACCTATGGAGATTTTTAA
- the secF gene encoding protein translocase subunit SecF, translating to MIEFMRYRNYAYAVSLTLVLLSVFLIFWKGLNLGLDFTGGTLIEVKFEKQVSLGEIRKRLEEVGIKAFQVQDTAQGTVIIRLRLDEPKDKAISSLKGFGEHQVLRVESIGGVISKELRSKALWAIITALLGILVYLAYRFEPIWGLGAILALAHDVVIVVGAYSLTQLEVSLDVIASVLIVAGYSVTDTVVVFDRIRENLRIRKGLKLKEVIDLSINQTLSRTIMTSVTTFVVSAVLFAIGGPALSKVIFAFVVGVVVGTLSSIFVASAFVLDIKRLVVKEEVT from the coding sequence ATGATAGAGTTCATGAGATACAGAAATTATGCCTATGCGGTTTCCTTAACACTTGTGCTGTTGTCTGTTTTTTTGATCTTTTGGAAAGGTCTAAACTTAGGTTTGGATTTTACTGGGGGAACCCTTATTGAGGTAAAGTTTGAAAAACAGGTTAGCTTGGGGGAAATAAGGAAGAGATTGGAGGAAGTTGGTATTAAAGCCTTTCAAGTTCAAGATACTGCTCAGGGCACAGTTATAATAAGGCTAAGGCTTGATGAGCCAAAGGATAAGGCTATTTCTTCCCTCAAGGGCTTTGGAGAACATCAAGTGCTTAGAGTAGAAAGCATAGGAGGGGTCATAAGTAAAGAGCTAAGAAGCAAAGCTCTGTGGGCCATAATAACAGCCCTTCTTGGGATTCTTGTGTATCTTGCCTATAGGTTTGAACCAATTTGGGGTTTAGGTGCCATTCTTGCCTTAGCCCATGACGTTGTTATCGTAGTAGGAGCCTACTCTTTAACTCAACTTGAGGTTAGTTTGGATGTTATAGCTTCTGTGCTGATAGTTGCTGGGTATTCGGTAACCGATACGGTGGTTGTTTTTGACAGAATTAGGGAAAATCTGAGGATCAGGAAAGGTTTAAAGCTAAAAGAGGTCATTGACCTGTCTATAAATCAGACTCTTTCGAGGACAATAATGACCTCTGTAACCACCTTTGTTGTTTCAGCAGTGCTTTTTGCCATTGGAGGTCCTGCACTCTCTAAGGTGATATTTGCCTTTGTGGTGGGTGTGGTGGTAGGAACGCTATCTTCTATATTTGTAGCAAGTGCTTTTGTGTTGGATATAAAAAGACTGGTGGTAAAAGAAGAAGTGACCTGA
- the mobB gene encoding molybdopterin-guanine dinucleotide biosynthesis protein B, translating to MPNLIFFVGHHNSGKTTLIEKVSKKLKEMGYKVAYIKHDPKGHALTDKEGSDTHRLFSILPKVAILSQNKLTVYERTEEDIEDIAKRLFPDFDFVLLEGWKSKKGFKRISLSQELEGFPAYEKNFEEIMHYIFSEEEP from the coding sequence ATGCCCAATCTTATCTTCTTCGTTGGCCATCACAACAGTGGGAAAACTACGCTAATAGAGAAAGTGTCCAAAAAACTAAAGGAAATGGGATATAAAGTAGCATACATAAAACACGATCCTAAGGGTCACGCACTTACAGACAAAGAAGGTAGCGACACTCACAGACTCTTTAGCATTCTACCCAAAGTAGCTATTCTGTCTCAAAACAAACTAACAGTTTATGAAAGGACGGAAGAGGATATAGAGGATATAGCAAAAAGGCTTTTTCCAGATTTTGACTTCGTGCTTTTGGAAGGTTGGAAGTCAAAGAAGGGTTTTAAGAGGATAAGCCTAAGCCAAGAGCTGGAGGGCTTTCCTGCTTACGAAAAAAACTTTGAAGAAATTATGCACTACATTTTCTCTGAAGAAGAACCTTAA
- a CDS encoding SAM-dependent methyltransferase, with protein sequence MRKSFYQFMKEKSLRYYTECEDIGKDFFTSPELDSIFGHAIGELIFKLIGDYKNPTILELGAGRGTLAYDILSFLKTNHPSFFERIRYLIYDFSPKLRERQRQVLKVFEDKVGWVDELPSFSGLVLSNEFFDCFPVKLVKDETELYLEDGKEVWLPLSDERVKQYMTRLNLRNPGVVYEICLDCVDFLERLSKSLKKGFILTIDYGYLEPPALGTVMGYKGHRLVKNLYSEEVFDITAGVNFRALMEYGKDFGLEVVFFKNQRDFLLFSEVFKRELERLTERQDPESIERLSRIKTMLISMGERFKVLLQRKCSA encoded by the coding sequence ATGAGAAAGAGCTTCTATCAGTTTATGAAAGAAAAATCCCTTAGATATTATACAGAGTGCGAAGATATAGGGAAAGACTTTTTTACCTCTCCTGAGCTTGACAGTATATTTGGGCACGCTATCGGAGAACTGATCTTTAAGCTTATTGGAGACTACAAAAATCCCACCATACTTGAGCTTGGGGCTGGCAGGGGAACTCTTGCCTACGATATACTGAGTTTTTTAAAAACTAACCATCCCAGTTTTTTTGAAAGGATAAGGTATCTTATATACGACTTTAGTCCAAAGCTCAGAGAAAGACAGAGGCAAGTTTTAAAGGTTTTTGAGGATAAAGTTGGCTGGGTAGATGAGCTTCCATCCTTCTCTGGCTTGGTGTTGTCCAACGAATTTTTTGACTGTTTTCCAGTAAAGTTGGTAAAAGATGAAACTGAGCTTTACTTAGAAGACGGAAAAGAGGTTTGGTTGCCTTTAAGTGACGAAAGGGTTAAACAGTACATGACGAGGTTGAACCTAAGAAATCCCGGTGTGGTTTATGAGATCTGTTTGGATTGTGTGGATTTTTTAGAGAGACTCTCAAAGAGCTTAAAAAAGGGCTTCATACTTACCATAGATTATGGATACCTTGAACCGCCTGCTTTGGGTACAGTGATGGGATACAAAGGACATAGGCTCGTAAAAAACTTGTATTCAGAAGAGGTTTTTGACATAACCGCAGGTGTAAATTTCAGAGCTTTGATGGAGTATGGAAAGGACTTTGGCCTTGAGGTGGTCTTCTTTAAAAATCAGAGGGACTTTCTTCTTTTTTCTGAGGTTTTCAAAAGGGAGTTGGAACGTTTGACCGAAAGACAAGATCCAGAAAGCATAGAAAGACTTTCAAGGATAAAGACAATGCTTATAAGCATGGGAGAAAGGTTTAAGGTTCTTCTTCAGAGAAAATGTAGTGCATAA
- a CDS encoding sulfurtransferase TusA family protein: protein MATVTPDKTLDASGLNCPLPVLKTKKALEELQSGQVLEIITTDPGAKADIPAFCNRTGHQLLEVVEEGGKIIFYVRKK, encoded by the coding sequence ATGGCTACAGTTACACCTGACAAAACCTTAGATGCATCTGGTCTAAATTGCCCTCTTCCAGTATTAAAGACAAAAAAGGCTTTGGAAGAGCTTCAATCTGGTCAAGTGCTGGAGATAATAACCACAGATCCAGGAGCTAAGGCGGACATACCCGCTTTCTGCAACAGGACGGGACATCAGTTATTAGAAGTTGTAGAAGAAGGCGGTAAGATAATCTTCTACGTAAGGAAGAAATAG
- a CDS encoding DsrE/DsrF/DrsH-like family protein, giving the protein MPEKLAIIATKGTLDMAYPPLILASTAASLGVETAIFFTFYGLNIIHKQKMHQLKIAPIGNPAMPMAFPPSMQNPITNAISSIFPGPPQIMGIIPGMTDLMTYMMKKTIKEHGVASIPELLEACKEADVKLIPCQMTMELFGYKYEDLIDGLEPPAGAATFFNYVLDSEKPMIIFV; this is encoded by the coding sequence ATGCCAGAAAAACTGGCTATAATAGCTACAAAGGGAACACTCGATATGGCTTATCCGCCGTTAATACTGGCTTCTACAGCCGCATCCCTTGGTGTGGAAACCGCTATATTCTTCACCTTCTACGGGCTAAACATCATCCACAAGCAAAAGATGCACCAGCTAAAGATTGCCCCCATAGGCAATCCAGCAATGCCTATGGCTTTTCCACCTTCCATGCAAAACCCAATTACCAACGCTATATCTTCCATATTTCCAGGTCCTCCACAGATAATGGGTATCATTCCGGGTATGACGGACCTTATGACTTATATGATGAAAAAAACCATAAAAGAGCATGGCGTAGCCAGTATTCCAGAACTTTTGGAAGCTTGTAAAGAAGCGGACGTAAAGTTAATACCTTGCCAAATGACTATGGAGCTTTTCGGCTACAAATATGAGGACCTTATAGATGGTCTTGAACCTCCTGCAGGTGCGGCAACATTTTTTAATTACGTCTTAGATTCCGAAAAACCGATGATAATCTTTGTGTAA
- a CDS encoding DsrE family protein yields the protein MAYEKLLFYILTVPFFERAEPTTGELINPQAGAPFFLATAATTMDYEVEMVITSEAGFLLMRDNAKKVKVRPGVEQTVYDFIKMAKEAGVKIYLCVPSLDLTDIYKKEDVNPELCDGIIGGAAFLDKLMSGEYAVITL from the coding sequence ATGGCTTACGAAAAGCTGCTTTTTTACATCCTCACTGTGCCTTTTTTTGAAAGGGCAGAGCCAACCACTGGTGAGCTTATCAACCCACAGGCAGGTGCGCCATTCTTCTTGGCAACTGCCGCCACCACTATGGATTACGAAGTGGAGATGGTCATAACGTCTGAGGCTGGATTTCTGCTTATGAGGGATAATGCCAAAAAGGTTAAGGTAAGACCTGGTGTGGAGCAAACAGTTTATGATTTTATAAAGATGGCTAAGGAAGCAGGCGTGAAGATCTACCTTTGCGTGCCTTCTTTGGACCTAACAGATATCTATAAGAAAGAAGACGTAAACCCTGAACTGTGCGACGGTATAATAGGTGGTGCGGCCTTCTTGGACAAGCTTATGAGTGGCGAGTATGCGGTTATTACCCTATAA
- a CDS encoding 4Fe-4S dicluster domain-containing protein: protein MDGHNYGYNLPISEKTKMVPWEEKVRIIEEVKSDFRFKEYIFGCLNCGVCTASCPSNRFFDYSPREIVQRFLEDDVEVLYDMMHEYIWACSQCFTCWIRCPFVNNPGGLVAIMREVAVRNAFEATKDLLKPYGRVLLKVMTTGNQLSADMLQPDFFPDWGPKMADNMENLRAKRLAIPFDVGKSVKTAWEVSLETAIEMYTIWRETGIFEMLEKLDPNLYNVIMDIVEENEERYEELYGEEE from the coding sequence ATGGATGGCCACAACTATGGATACAACCTACCCATTTCTGAAAAAACCAAAATGGTTCCTTGGGAGGAAAAGGTTAGGATCATAGAAGAGGTAAAATCAGATTTTAGGTTTAAGGAGTACATCTTTGGCTGTCTCAACTGTGGCGTATGCACCGCATCCTGTCCTTCCAATAGATTCTTTGATTATTCTCCAAGGGAAATAGTTCAGAGGTTTTTGGAAGACGACGTGGAAGTGCTATATGATATGATGCACGAATACATATGGGCATGCTCTCAGTGTTTTACCTGTTGGATTAGGTGTCCCTTTGTGAATAATCCAGGTGGATTAGTTGCCATAATGAGAGAGGTTGCTGTGCGGAATGCCTTTGAGGCTACAAAGGACCTTCTAAAACCTTACGGAAGGGTTCTTCTGAAGGTCATGACAACAGGAAACCAGCTCTCTGCGGACATGCTTCAGCCAGACTTCTTCCCGGACTGGGGTCCAAAGATGGCAGACAACATGGAAAACCTAAGAGCCAAAAGGCTTGCTATACCCTTTGACGTAGGAAAATCCGTCAAAACCGCATGGGAAGTTTCTCTGGAGACTGCCATAGAAATGTACACCATCTGGAGAGAAACTGGTATTTTTGAAATGCTTGAAAAACTTGACCCAAATCTGTACAACGTCATTATGGACATCGTAGAAGAAAACGAAGAAAGGTACGAAGAGCTCTATGGAGAAGAAGAGTAA
- a CDS encoding heterodisulfide reductase-related iron-sulfur binding cluster, with product MAHAKLESKWGYVSRGGILRYPEEPPFPVKEHDAHYDHIFEMMEELEAKGEILIHRITEEHKPIAVYTRTGRIKLIPTNKLWHHKSCGQCGNIPGYPASIFWFMNKFGLDYLNEPHQTSCTAWNYHGSGTSNPVALAAVWLRNMHQAWKTGYYPLIHCGTSFGSYKETREQLIMNKELRDAVKPILKKLGRLTEDGRIVIPQEIVHYSEWVHAMRYHIKELYEKEGKAKGIDVSNVRVAIHNACHTYKMIADDYPYDPEVYNGQRPAASTAVVKALGAQVVDYSTWYDCCGFGFRHILTEREFTRSMAIQRKLKVIAEEVKADLIVTHDTGCTTTFEKNQWIGKAHGMYYPVAVMSDVMFAALACGAHPFKVVQLYWNCSNYEPLLEKMGITNWRELKKEWEDTVKYISELEKAGKYDELMEFFKEYDLYEPYSRTSTGKPKASATANIPLFKS from the coding sequence ATGGCACATGCCAAGTTAGAGTCTAAATGGGGTTACGTTAGCCGTGGGGGTATTCTCAGATACCCCGAAGAGCCACCCTTTCCCGTAAAGGAACACGACGCCCATTACGACCACATCTTTGAAATGATGGAAGAGCTGGAAGCAAAAGGAGAAATTCTCATACACAGGATCACAGAAGAACACAAGCCTATAGCGGTTTATACAAGGACTGGAAGGATAAAGCTTATTCCCACCAACAAACTTTGGCATCATAAGTCCTGTGGGCAATGTGGAAACATTCCCGGATATCCAGCGTCAATTTTCTGGTTTATGAACAAGTTTGGACTTGACTATCTAAACGAGCCACACCAAACCTCCTGCACCGCTTGGAACTATCACGGTTCTGGCACTTCTAACCCGGTAGCCCTTGCAGCAGTTTGGCTCAGAAACATGCACCAAGCTTGGAAAACAGGATACTATCCGCTCATTCACTGTGGAACTTCCTTTGGTTCTTACAAAGAAACTAGAGAACAGCTCATAATGAACAAAGAACTCAGAGATGCGGTAAAGCCTATTCTAAAGAAACTGGGAAGGCTCACTGAAGATGGAAGAATAGTCATTCCTCAGGAAATAGTTCATTACTCCGAGTGGGTCCATGCAATGCGTTACCACATAAAAGAGCTGTACGAAAAAGAAGGAAAGGCAAAAGGAATAGATGTTTCAAACGTGAGGGTTGCCATACACAACGCATGCCATACCTACAAAATGATCGCAGATGACTATCCTTATGATCCAGAGGTTTATAACGGTCAAAGACCTGCTGCATCTACCGCTGTGGTGAAAGCCTTAGGAGCACAAGTGGTGGATTACTCTACCTGGTATGACTGTTGTGGTTTTGGTTTCAGGCACATTCTAACAGAAAGAGAATTTACCAGGTCTATGGCTATTCAAAGAAAACTCAAAGTAATCGCAGAAGAGGTTAAGGCGGACCTGATAGTAACCCACGATACAGGATGCACCACTACCTTTGAAAAGAACCAATGGATAGGAAAAGCTCACGGGATGTATTACCCGGTAGCGGTTATGTCTGATGTTATGTTTGCAGCGTTGGCTTGTGGAGCACATCCGTTTAAAGTGGTCCAACTTTACTGGAACTGCTCTAATTATGAACCACTCCTTGAAAAGATGGGTATAACCAACTGGAGAGAGCTAAAGAAAGAGTGGGAAGACACGGTCAAGTACATAAGCGAGCTTGAAAAGGCTGGCAAATACGACGAGCTTATGGAATTCTTCAAGGAGTATGACCTTTACGAGCCTTACAGCAGAACTTCCACCGGAAAGCCGAAAGCTTCTGCCACTGCCAACATACCGCTGTTTAAGTCCTAA